The genomic window GGCGCCTATAGAACGCGCCGACTGAACACTAAATTAACAGACTATTCTACAATCTTAGAGACAACGCCGGCGCCGACTGTACGGCCACCTTCACGGATAGCGAAGCGAAGCTTCTCTTCCATGGCGATTGGCA from Litorimonas taeanensis includes these protein-coding regions:
- a CDS encoding EF-Tu C-terminal domain-related protein, with the translated sequence PIAMEEKLRFAIREGGRTVGAGVVSKIVE